AGAACGCGGCGCCGATCCCCGCGACGTCCCGGGCGAGCGCGGCGATCCAGTCCTCCCCGGCAAGATCGAACAGGGCCGCGGCGGTGACGAGGTCCGTCGCGTCCGTCAGGGCCGCCGCCGGACCGGCCGCGAGGTCGAGGGCGCGAAACCGCACCGCGATCCGGGCGCCGTCCCGGTGCAGGGTCAGGCCCTCCTCCGTCTCCTCCGCCGTCCCGGCCCAGGCCGCGAAGCGCGCCCGGGCGGCGGCGAGCAGGGCGGGATCGTGGTCGACGAGCACCCAGTCCTGCGCCGGTCCCAGATGAGGCGCCAGCGCCCGCAGGTTCGAGCCGGTGCCGCAGCCGAGATCGACCGCCCGCACCGGGCCCGACCGGGCTCGGGCGAGCGCGGCGGCGAGGGTCGCGACGAGGCTCGCGTCGCGCGCCGCGTGGTCGGCGGGCTCGCGCAGGGCGAGCCAGTCGGGGCTGAAGCCGCTCATGACGTCCTCAAGGCCGCGGCGACGGCCGCGGCGGTCGCGGGCCAGTCCGGCAGGCGCTGCCCCGCCGCCCAGGACGCGGCGGCGGCCTCGGCGCGGCACTCGGGATCGGCGATCAGGTCGCGCAGGGCGGCGGCGAGCGCGGCTGCGTCGCCGGGCGGCACCGCGCGGCCCGCCCCCGCCGGCACCGTCTCGGCGGCCGCGCCCCCGGTGGTGGCGACGAGCGGCAGGCCGCGGGCCAGGGCTTCCGTCAGGGCCATGCCGTAGCCCTCGAACAGCGAGGCCGAGACCGCGAGGTCGGCCTGCGCGTAGAGCCGCTCCAGGGCGTCCGCCGTCACCGCCCCGGCGAGCGCGACCCGCTCCCCGAGGCCCGCCGCCGTGATCCGGCCGCGCAGGGCGGCCACCGCGTCCGGCGCCCGCGCGAGGCTGCCCGCGATCGTGAGCGACCAATCGAGATCGGTGAGGGCAGAGAGCGCCCGCACCAGCACGTCGTAGCCCTTGCGGGGCGACACGGTGCCCACCGCGAGGAGGCGGACGTGGGGGCCGGGCCGCGGCACGACCCGCGGGGCGGGGGGCGTGCCGGGCTCGGCGACGGCGATCCGCTCCGGCGGCACGCCGAACTCGGACGCCAGCATCCGGGCGGTGAAGCGGCTCGTGGCGATCACGCGGGCCGCCAGCCCGAGCGCCGCGCGCTCGCCCGCGACCAGCGCCGCCGCCCGCGCCGGCGACAGGCCCGTCTCGTACCCGAGGGGATGATGCACCAGAGCCGAGACCGGTCGCCCGGCCGCGCGGACGATCTCGGGTGGCAGCGCCCCGTAGGCGAGGCCGTCGACGAGGAGGGCGGCGTCGCGCGGCACCGCGGCGAGGCGCGCGGCGGTGCCGGCGAGGTCGTCGGGGGTGGGGTCCGGAAAGCCGCTCGGCAGGGCGAGGTGGGTGGCGGCAATCCCCAGCGCCGGCAGGTGGCCCAGGAGCGCGCGGTCATAGGCGTAGCCCCCGGTCGGGGCCGAGAGGTCGCCCGGGACGGCGAGGACGAGGCGCATCAGGCGAGCGGCGCCTCGAACCAGGCCCGGGCCAGGTGGGATTCGTGCAGGGTGACCCGGATGCGGCTCACGCCCTCGCCGCCGGGCCCGAGATCGCCGGCGCGGGTCGCCGCGGCCATTGCCGCGTGGATGTGGCCGCACAGGAACTCGGTCGTGGTGTTCGTGCCCGAGAACTCCGGCAGGTCGTCGAGGTTGCGGTAGTTGAGCGGCGCCAGCACGGCTTTCAGCGCCTCGCCCGCCCGGCCGATATCGACCACGACCCCGTCCGGGGTCAGGGTCTCGCGGAAGAACGCCACGTCGACCACGAAGGTCGCCCCGTGCAAGCCTTGCGCGGGACCGAACAGGTCGCCCTTGAAGCTGTGGGCGATCATCACGTGGTCGCGGACCTCGACGGCGTACATGGGGCTCCTTTCAGTAGCGGATCACGGTGCACAGGCCCGGCGCGCCGGGCTCGAGGAGCCGCGGCAGGGCGGCGGGCAGGTCGTCGAAGGCGACCTCCTCGGTGAGGAGGGCGTCGAGACGGGGATCGCGCAGGAGGTCGAGGGCCTTGGCGAGGCGCCGGCGATGGCTCCAGCGCGGGCGGCGCGAGGCCGCCACCGCCCCGACCTGGCTCGCGACGAGGCGCAGGCGCCGGGCGTGGAAGGCGAGGCCGAGCGGGGCGGCGACCGGCGCGTCGCCGTACCAGCTCAGCTCGACGATTCCCGCCTCCTCGCCGGCGAGCGACAGGGCGAGGGAGAGGCCCGCCTCGCTCGCGCTGGCGTGGACGACGATGTCGGCGTCGGGCGTCGCCGCCTCCGGCAGCGCGAAGGCGAGGTCCAAGCCCTGCGCCGTCCCGGCCCGGGCCGGGTCGCGGTCGATCACCTGGACCTCCGCCTCCGGCAGGCCGGCGCAGAGATGGGCGACGAGGAGCCCGACCACGCCGCCGCCGACCACCGCGATCCGGTCCCCGGGCCCGGCGCCCGAATCCCACACGGCGTTGAGCGCCGTCTCCATGTTGGCGGCGAGCACGGCGCGGCGCGGCGGCAGGCCCTCCGGCAGCGGGCAGAGGGCCGCCGGGGCGGCATTGAAGGCCTCCTGATGCGGCTGGAGCGCGAAGACGGGCGTGCCGTCCTCGGTCTCGGCCACCGCGCAGTAGCCGTACTTGACCGGGAAGGAGAACTCACCGCCCTGCGCCGGCGCCCGCATCCGGTCGGCCACCGCGTCCGGCACGCGGCCGTGGAAGACCAGCCGCTCGGTGCCGCGGCTCAGGGCCGTCCACAGGGTCCGCAGCCGGACCTCGCCCTCGCCGGGCGCGGGCAGGCGCTCTTGCCGCAGCTCCGCTTGCCCGGCCGCGCTATACCAGAGCGCCCGCACGGCCTCCGCCGTGCCGCTCCCGGATGCCTGACGATGCCGCACACCGACTCCTCGGTCGTCCCCCTCGCGGAGGGGCCCGCCCGCGCTCCTCTCACGACGCCGACGGGCCTGCAAGCCTGCCCGACCCTGCGGCGCCGCCGCCTCCTGGTGCTCGGGCTCAACCTCGCGACCATCTCGGGGTTCGCGGCGGCCCTGTGGGGCGTGCTGGCGCAGGACGGCGTCGACGGGATCGACCTCGCGCTCCTCGCCTGCGGCCTCGCCACCCTGCCCTGGACGGTGCTGGGATTCTGGAACGCCGCGATCGGCTTTCAGCTGATGCGGGCCGGCCGCGCCGGCCTGATGGCGGCCGCGCCGCAGGCCGCAGCAGGGGAGGGGCAGGGGCAGGGGGAGGGGGAAGCGGACGCGCCGCTCCACCTGACCACCGCCGTGGTGATGACCCTGCGCAACGAGGACCCGGCCCGGGCGCTGTCGCGCCTCGCCCTGGTGCGCGAGAGCCTGGTGCGCACCGGCCACGGCGGCGCCTTCCGCTACCACGTGCTGAGCGACAGCGACGACCCCCGGGTGATCCCGCTCGAGGAGGCCTGGGTCGCGACCTGGCGCGCCGGCCTGCCCGCCGAGGAGGCCGACCGGATCCATTACCGCCGCCGGGCCGAGAATGCCGGCTACAAGGCCGGCAACCTGCAGGATTTCTGCGCCGGCAGCGACGCCGACCTGATGCTCCCCCTCGACGCCGACAGCCTGATGACCGGGCCGGCGATCCTGCGCCTCGTGCGGATCATGCAGGCGCATCCGCGCCTCGGCATCCTGCAGAGCCTGGCGGTGGGGGCGCCGGCCGCGGGCGCCTTTCCCCGCCTGTTCCAGTTCGGCATGCGCCACGGCATGCTGCCCTACACGCTCGGCGCCGCCTGGTGGGGGGCGGAATGCGGCCCGTTCTGGGGCCACAACGCGGTCGTGCGCATCGCCCCCTTCGCCGCCCATTGCCGGCTGCCCTCCCTGCGCGGCGGCGGTGCGGTGCTCTCCCACGACCAGGTCGAGGCGGTGCTGATGCGCCGGGCCGGCTACGAGGTCAGGGTACTGCCGATCGAGGAGGGCAGCTTCGAGGACAACCCGCCGACGCTCCTCGACCACCTCGTCCGCGATGCCCGCTGGTGCCGCGGCAACATGCAGTACCTGCGTCTGCCCCCGATGCCGGGTCTCCTGCCGATGAGCCGGTTCCAGCTCGCCTGGGCGGTCCTGATGTTCCTCAACCCGCCGGCCCTGACGCTCGCCCTGCTGCTCCTGCCGTGGCGGGCCGCGACGCAAGCCGGCCCGGCGACGGGCGCGGCCGCGCTCTACCTCCTGTGGCTCCTGCTCTCGCTGGCGCCGAAGCTCGCCGGCTACGCCGCCGTGCTGGCGGACGGGCGGGCGCGGGCGGCCCATGGCGGGGGCTTGCGCTTCCTCGCCGGGATGCTGGCCGAGGTCGCGGCCTCGTTCCTGCTGCTCGGCGCGTCGTCGGTGCGGCTCACCGCGGTGCTGGCCGGTCTCCTCGTCGGCCGCGCCGGGTCCTGGGCGGCACAGGACCGCGACGCGCGGGGCCTGCGCTGGCGCGAGGCTCTGCGCGCCTTGGGCGGCGTCACGCTGTTCGGGATCCTCGTCTGCGGGGCGCTCACCGTCGTCTCGCCGGCGCTCCTGGCCTGGAGCCTGCCGCTGACGCTCGGCAGCCTGCTCGCCGTCCCCTTCGCGGTCCTCACCGCGGCCCCGGGCGTCGGCCGTGCCATGGTGCGGTCCGGCCTCTGCGCGACGCGGGAGGAGATCGCGCCGCCCTGGGAGATCGCGCGGCTGCGCGGTGGTGGCGCGGACGTGCGAACCCCGCGAGGGCTGCCCTGATACCGCAGCACCTTGGAACGGACCCGTTCCAAGGTGCTGGCTAAGCCCGAATGGGCGTCGGCGCTGATGCGCCGGACGCCTTGGCATCGACGTGTCGATGCCAAGGCGCGAGGGTATGAGGGGCGAGGTCGTTTGCGCTTGGTGACGATGACGGGCGGGGCCGGCAGAGCCGCTCGGTGCAGCCATGCCGGCCGTTCCCGCTCGCACCGCGGTCTACCGCCGGAGCCGATGACGCCTCCTGCGGTGGTGCTCAGCGCGGGCGGAACCCGGGGTTGATGTTGCCGGGATTCAGGACCGCGCCGGTCCTGCCCAGGTTCTTGGCGGTCGCGGCGTCCTGGCCGACCAGCGGGTTGGTCTTCCCGACCTGAGTGGGAGGAGCGTAGGTCGCGCCGGGCCGCACGGCGCCGGGGCCCGCGGCATAGCCCGGCCGCGCGTAGCAGGCCGCACCCTGGCAGGCGGCGGCGGGCGTGGCCGCGAACACGCTCATCGTGGCCAGCACGGCGGCGCCCAGCATCAATCCACGCATCGTGATGATCTCCCTCTCGCGTCGAGAGCGAGGGTGGGTCGCAGCCGAGACAGTACGAGAGCGCGCCGCGACGGCGCTCGATTGCGGGCGCCGCCGATTGTGCTCGTTCGGCACGATCCTGGGACTGGTGCGTTGCGGTTCCGATGCCCCTCGCCGGATCCATCGATCCTGACACAACTTAGAAACATCTTGCGGGTGCGCGCCTATCGTCACTTGTGACGATGCTGGGCCCTGCCGACACTCTTTCTCAAGAATATCGTGAGGTGACGGACAGTCCTGCCTGCCCGCCCCGCCCGCCGATCCCATCGACGCCGCGCCGCGATGCCCGGTCTTCCGCCGGGACGGGCGCCGCGGCGGTCTCCCTCAATCCGCGAAGTCCCGCTTCAGCCCCCGGCGCGTCCGGTGCCGGTCGAGCGCCAGATCCACGAGGCGGGTCAGCAGCTCCGGATACGAGACCCCGGAGGCCTCCATCATCTTCGGGTACATGCTGATCGAGGTGAAGCCCGGCAGGGTGTTGACCTCGTTGAGGTAGAACTCCCCGCTCTGCCGGTCGAGGAAGAAGTCGACGCGGGCGAGCCCGCTGCATTCGAGCGCCTCGAAGGCCCTGAGCGCGAGCGCCCGCACCCGCTCCATCCGGTCCGGGTCGATCCTCGCCGGCAGGTCGACGGTCGCGCCCTCGGGGTCGAGGTACTTGGCGGCGTAGGAGTAGAAGTCGTGATGGGCCTGCGGATTCAGCTCGCTCGCGACGCTGACGAAGGGCGGGTCGCCGTCGAGCACCGCCAGCTCGATCTCGCGGGCGTCGATGCCCTGCTCGACCAGCACCTTGACGTCGTACCGGAAGGCGTCGGCCAGCGCCGCGGGGAGATCGGCCCAGGCCTTGACCTTATGGATGCCGACGCTCGATCCCATGTTGCAGGGCTTGACGAAGACCGGGAGCGCCAGGGTCGCGGCGATCTCGTCGAGGGAGACCGCGCCGCGCTCGTAGGCCCGCCGGGTGAAGGCGCGGTAGGGGGCGATCGGAATGCCGGCGAGGCCGGCGAGCCGCTTGGTGACGTCCTTGTCCATGCCGACCGCCGAGGCCATCACGCCCGAGCCGACATAGGCGGTCTCGGTCAGCTCCAGCAGGCCCTGCAAGGTCCCGTCCTCGCAGAGCGGCCCGTGCAGGACCGGGAACACCACGTCGATCTCCGAGCGCTCCGCTCCGGCCTCGAGGCCGACGATGGCGGCGCGCCCGTCCGGCCCTTGCGCCAGGCGCACCTCGGGGCTCTCCGGCGGGATCGCCAGCGACTCGTCGCCGGTCTGCGCGATCCGGCGCAGGTCGTGGCGCTGCCAGCGCCCGCCCTTGTCGATGCTGACCGGAATCACCTCGAAGCGGGTGCGGTCGAGGTGGCGCACCACCGAGGCGGCGGAGCGCAGCGAGACCTCGTGCTCGCCGGATCTGCCGCCGTACAGGACGGCGACGCGGGTCTTCTCGGTCATGCGCGTAACCCTCGGATTCCCCTGGCAACCCTGATCCCGCGGCACGCCCGTGCCCCGCGCGGGGACCCTGCTTATCGCCCGGGGAAGATTTCAGAAACCCTACGAGGCGGAGCCGGTCGACCTCGATGAGGGGGAGCCGGATGGGCCGAGCTCGTCCCGCATCAGGGCGAGGAAGTTCTCGGTCACGGCGCTCGCCGGCGTCCGGTAGAGGGCGCAGACGTCGGCGACCGGGGCCGGCCCGGCGAGGGGGCGGTAGGCGATGTCGGGCCGCGGCAGGGCGCCGATCGAGGCGGGCACCAGGGCGACGCCGAGGCCCGCCGCCACGAGGTTCACCAGCGAGGCCGATTCGACCACCTGCTGCACCAGGCGCGGCGCGAAGCCGGCGGCGAGGCAGGCGTCGCGCAGATAGGCGGCGAAGCGCGAATCGCGCAGGCGCAGCGACACGAAGGCCTCCCCGGCGAGGTCGCCCAGGGCGATCTCGGCGCGGGCCGCGAGGCGGTGTCCGGCCGGCAGGGCGACGCCGACCGCCTCGGGCCAGGCGCGCAGGGTCCGCAAGGACGGATCGTCCGGCGGGTGGCGCAGGAAGCCGAGATCGGTGCGGTGGGCGTGCAGCGCCGCCGGCTGCTCGCCCAGCGGCATCTCGTGCAGGCGCACCAGCACGCCGGGATAGAGCTCGCCGAAGCGGCGGATCAGCCGCCCGAGGGGGCCGGCGAGGATCGAGCCGGTGAGCCCGATGTCGAGGGTGCCGGTGCGCCCGGCCCCGACGGCCCGTGCCTCGGCGCAGGCCTCCTCCATCTCCGCCAGGACGGCCCGCGCCCGGGCCAGGAAGGCGCTGCCGGCCGGGGTCAGGGCGACGCTGCGGCTGGTGCGCCAGAGGAGCGGCGTGCCGAGCTCCGCCTCGAGGTCGCGGATCTGCTGGCTCAGCGGCGGCTGCGACACGCCGAGCCGCTCCGCCGCCGCGGTGAAGCTCAGGGATTCCGCCACCGCCACGAAGTAGCGCAGGTGCCGCAGCTCCACGGGCGACCGACTCCGGGAAGGGGCGTGTCCGGACCGTATCCAGACGAAGGACGACTGGACCATACGCAACGGAATATTGGACGTCCAGGCGGGGCAGCCCCATCCGTGACGCTCCGGACCGGGCATGGAAGAGGGTGTGAACGCCCCCGCACGGGACCGGCATCTCCCGGGAAGGACCGTCCGATGCCCCGCTTCCTCCGCTCGCTGTTCGGCCAGGTCGTGGCCGCGCTGATCCTCGGCGTGGTGCTGGGGATCGTCCGGCCGGACTTCGCGGTGGCGTTGAAGCCGCTCGGCGACGGCTTCATCAAGCTCATCAAGATGGCGATCGCCCCCCTGGTGTTCGGGGTCGTGGTGCACGGCATCGTCGGGGCCGGCGACCTGCGCAAAGTCGGCCGCGTCGGCCTGAAGGCCCTGATCTACTTCGAGGCGGTGACGACGATCGCCCTCGTGCTCGGCCTCGTCCTCGCCGACCTGGTCCGCCCGGGGGAGGGGATGGGGATCGACCCCGCCACTCTCGATGCCAAGGCGCTGGCCGGCTACACGGCGAATGTCGGCCAGGTCACCGACACCACCGCGTTCCTGCTCAAGCTCATCCCGACCACGATCTTCGACGCCTTCACCCGCGGCGACATCCTGCAGGTCCTGATCATCGCGGTCCTGTTCGGCGCCGGCCTGTCGCTGCTCGGCGAGAGCGGCCGGCCGCTCGCCGCCTCGATCGAGCGGATCACCGCGGTCCTCTTCAAGGTGATCGGCCTCATCGTCCGGCTGGCGCCGCTCGGCGTGCTCGGGGCGGTGGCGTTCACGGTCGGGCGCTACGGCGCCGGCTCGCTGCTCCAGCTCGGCAAGCTGGTGGTGACGTTCTACGTCGGCGTCGCGCTGTTCGTTCTCGTGGTGCTCGGCGGCATCCTGCGGCTTTCCGGCTTCAGCCTGTTCAAGCTCCTCGCCTACCTGCGCGAGGAACTGCTGGTGGTGGCCGGCACCGCCTCCTCGGACAGCGTGCTGCCGCAGGTGATGCGCAAGCTCGAGGCTCTCGGCATCCGCGATTCCACCGTCGGCCTCGTCATCCCGACCGGCTACTCGTTCAACCTCGACGCCTTCTCGCTCTACCTCACCCTCGCGACGGTGTTCATCGCCCAGGCCACCGGCACCGCCCTGTCGTTCCACGACCTCGCGCTGATCCTCGGCATCTCGCTCCTCACCTCGAAGGGCGCGCACGGCGTCCCGGGCTCGGCGATCGTGGTGCTCGCCGCCACGCTCTCGGCGGTGCCGGCGATCCCCGTGATCGGCCTCGTCCTGGTGCTGTCGGTCGACTGGTTCATCGGCATCGCCCGGGCGCTCGGCAACCTCGTCGGCAATTGCGTGGCGACCGTGGTGGTGGCCGCCTGGGAGGGCGACATCGACCGCGAGCGCGCCCGCCGGGTCCTCGACGGCGAGGTCCCGGCCTCGACCGACGCCGTGCTGGCGGCGCCCGCCGAAGCTGGACAGGCGAGCGCCCCGGCCATACCCCATGGGCACTGATCGGACACGGGGGACCGCCATGCAGCACACCGACACGGCCCTCGGCGCGGGCGTGATGGCCCGCCTGGACGAGCTCGCGCGCGCCAGCGCCGATCCCGACGGGCTCACCCGCCTCTACCTCACCCCCGCCCACGCGGCCGCCGCCCGGCAGGTGACGGCCTGGATGGAGGAGGCGGGCATGAGCGTCCGGCGCGACGCCGCCGCCACCGTGATCGGCCGCTACGAGGCGGCGATCCCCGGCGCCCCGACCCTGCTCCTCGGCTCGCACATCGACACGGTGCGCAATGCCGGCCGCTACGACGGCAATCTCGGCGTCGTGGTGGCGATCGCGGCGGTCGAGGCCCTGCACCGGACGGCCGAGCGCCTGCCCTTCGCGATCGAGGTGCTGGCCTTCGGCGACGAGGAGGGCGTGCGCTTCCCCGTCACCCTCACGGGCTCGCGGGCGCTCGCCGGGCTGGTCGGGCCCGGCTTCCTCGAGGCCCGCGACGCCGACGGGGTGAGCCTGGCGCAGGCGCTGACCGAGTTCGGCTGCGACCCTGCGGGCGTGAGCGCCCTTGCCCGCGATCCCGCCGCGACGCTCGGCTACCTCGAGGTCCATATCGAGCAGGGGCCGGTTCTGGAGGATGCGGGTCTGCCGGTCGGCATCGTGACGGCGATCGCCGGGGCGAGCCGCCTCGTCGTCACGGTCGAGGGCCGGGCGGGACACGCCGGCACGGTGCCGATGACCCTGCGCCGCGACGCCCTGGCGGCCTCGGCCGAGATGGTGCTGGCGGTCGAGGCCGAGGCGCTGGGAACGCCGGACCTCGTCGCCACGGTGGGCCAGATCGAGGTGCCGCGGGGCGCCGTCAACGTCATCCCGGCCCGCACCCGGTTCAGCCTCGACCTGCGCAGCCCGAGCGACGCCGTGCGCCACGCCGCCCTCGCGCGGCTGCGCGCCACCTGGGAGGCGATCGCCGCCCGCCGCGGCGTGACGGTCGAGGCGCAGGCGAGCTACGACGAGCCCGCCGCCGCCTGCGCGCCCGGGCTGATGGACGCGCTCGCCGAGGGCGTCGCGCGCCTCGGGCTCGCTCCCTTGCGCCTGCCGAGCGGGGCCGGGCACGACGGCCTCGCGCTCGCCGGCCTGTGCCCGATCGCCATGCTGTTCGTGCGCTGCGCCGGCGGCCTGAGCCATTCCCCGGCCGAATCGGTCACGCAGGCCGACGTCGACGTGGCGACGCGCCTGCTCGTCGACGTGCTGCGCCACCTGCGGCCGGATTCCTTGGCCCGGTCCTCGCTTTAGCGGCCGGGCGCCGATCCACCACCCACCAGGAGATCCCCCGTGAAGGAACTGAAGATCAAGGCCGGCCCGTTCGACCTCGTCGGCCGGCTCGAGCTCGAGAAGGCGCCCCAGACCTGCGCCGCCTTCCTCAAGGCGCTGCCCTTCGTGAGCGAGGTCATCCACGTGCGCTGGAGCGGCGAGGGCGTGTGGATGCCCCTCGGCGACCTCGATTTCGGCGTCGGCTACGAGAACCACACCAGCTACCCGGCGCCTGGCCAGATGATCCTGTATCCGGGCGGCATCAGCGAGACCGAGATCCTGCTCGCCTATGGCGGCGTGCACTTCGCGAGCAAGGTCGGGCAGCTCGCCGGCAACCACTTCCTGACCATCACCACCGGCATCGAGCACGTCTACGACCTCGGCCGCATGACGCTGCTCAAGGGCGCCCAGCCGATCCGCTTCGAGGCCATGTAGTCGCCTCGCCCCGCGACGGCCGACCGTGCGGGCGCCGGCCCGCCGCTCCGCTTGTTCTGACAAGATTCCCTTGCGGCGGGACCGCCCGCCCCGTACCCCTGATGCGCCGCCCGTCCGGATGCCCTTTTCTCGGCACCCGGACGGAGCGCGGGGCGCGGGGCGCTTGAGAGATGAACCTGAGACGGTCCTACCGCAGCCTCGTCGGCGGCATCTGGGCGGGCGTGCTGACGACCTGCCTCGGGCTCGCCACGGTGACGGTCTGGACCGACACCCGCGACTACGAGCGCACGATCCGCGACGCGCAGAGCACCGCCGAGGCGGTGGTGCAGGCGCTCGGCCAGGAGGCGAACCGCCTCGTCTCCTCCGTCGACATGCTGCTCAGCGCCGCCGCCGCGCGGGTCGACGCGCACACCTTCGGGGCGAGCCCGAACTACACCCGCCAGCTCCTCTCCGGCCTGATGGCCCACATCCCGGCGGTGATGGCCGTGCGGGTGCTCGACGGCACGACCGCCGGCGTGCTGTTCGGGCAGGGCGGGGCCGGGGCCGAGGGCCGCGCGAGCGACGCCGAGCTGGTGCGCTCCGCCCTGGACGTCGGCCAGTCCGAGCTCGCGATCGGCTGGCCGACCCGGGTCGGGCCGGCCGATTCCTGGTTCGTCAGCGTCGCCCGCCTGGTGATGCCGCGCCCGGGCGAGACGCCGCTGGTGGCGGTGGCCGACCTCTCGCTCACCGAGCTGCAGCGGCTCTACGGCCGGCTCGACCTCGGGCCCAACGGCGCCATCGGGCTCCTGCGCAGCGACGGCGTGATCCTGGTGCGCCACCCCTACGTCCCGGACAAGGTCGGCCGCAGCGTCGCCGGCGGCTCGCTGATGCGGGCGGCCGCCGGCGCGGTCGGCGGCACCTTCGGCGGCAACCCCTCGCCGATCGACGGCGTGCCGCGCTACGGCAGCTTCCAGCGCGTCTCCGGCGCGCCGCTCCTCGTCACCACCGGGGTCTCGAAGGACGAGACGCTGGCCGCCTGGCGCGAGGGCGTGCAGCAGGACGCCGCGGTGGTGCTCGGGATCAGCGCGGTCCTGGTCGGCCTCGGCTTCGGGCTGACCCGGGCCCTGATGCGCCACCGCGACCTCGAGGAGGAGGCGCGGCGCGCCGCCGGCATGCTCTCCGTCGGCGAGGCGCGCTACCGGCTGCTCGCCGAGAACACCAGCGAGCTGATCGTGCTCGCCCACGACGACGGCCGGCGCAGCTACGTCTCGCCGGCGGTGCGGCGCCTCCTCGGCTACACGCCGGAGGAGGCCGCCGCGATGCGCCTGCGCGACTGCGTCCACCGCGAGGACCTCGCGCTCCTGGTGACCCAGGCCCGCCGCCTCGCCGCCGGCGAGGCGCAGGTGAGCGTGGTCTGCCGCGCCCGCCACCGCACCGGGGCCTGGGTCTGGGTCGAGGGGGCGTTCCGGCGCATCCCGGGCGCGGCGCCCGGCGAGCCCGCCATCATCGCGACCTTCCGCGACGTCGG
The sequence above is drawn from the Methylobacterium terrae genome and encodes:
- a CDS encoding DUF3830 family protein, which encodes MKELKIKAGPFDLVGRLELEKAPQTCAAFLKALPFVSEVIHVRWSGEGVWMPLGDLDFGVGYENHTSYPAPGQMILYPGGISETEILLAYGGVHFASKVGQLAGNHFLTITTGIEHVYDLGRMTLLKGAQPIRFEAM
- a CDS encoding allantoate amidohydrolase, encoding MQHTDTALGAGVMARLDELARASADPDGLTRLYLTPAHAAAARQVTAWMEEAGMSVRRDAAATVIGRYEAAIPGAPTLLLGSHIDTVRNAGRYDGNLGVVVAIAAVEALHRTAERLPFAIEVLAFGDEEGVRFPVTLTGSRALAGLVGPGFLEARDADGVSLAQALTEFGCDPAGVSALARDPAATLGYLEVHIEQGPVLEDAGLPVGIVTAIAGASRLVVTVEGRAGHAGTVPMTLRRDALAASAEMVLAVEAEALGTPDLVATVGQIEVPRGAVNVIPARTRFSLDLRSPSDAVRHAALARLRATWEAIAARRGVTVEAQASYDEPAAACAPGLMDALAEGVARLGLAPLRLPSGAGHDGLALAGLCPIAMLFVRCAGGLSHSPAESVTQADVDVATRLLVDVLRHLRPDSLARSSL